ATCAACAGGCAGTCGTTTTAAATTCAGACTTGTGTAACCATGTTTTCAACAAAGATAAAGGTAAAAATCAAACATAACAGTAAAATAGATAATCGTAATGTGACTaaagaatttaagaaaatggctgcattacttttttttcaaaatatagcaaTGTGACTTTAAAAAGGGGAGCAAGGGGTCCAGCTATAACACTGAAAATCAAATCCAGAAGTAGACCAAATATTTCCGTAGATATTGTACCCAAACTGACCCATCCAACGCTAAGTGTCAGTGATTTCGCCTGGCCAAGGCGCAATACAAGGAAATGGTTGACGCAAGAGAAGATAGACCAAGTTTCTAAACAGCCGATATATCTAGTACCAAAGGGAAACAGGTACTTGAAATATTCCTTtgcaaattaaagataaaattaatgCAGTGGTGAAAACAGTCAAAAACCGGCTTTGAAGGGCTTTCGTCGTATCTTTTAAAGGTAAACTGCTTGTATCTAAGTTTCATACTGCATATCCCGAACACGCGTCTTTACAAAAAAAACTCTATCTTATAAAAccattttaatgatttatttaagaTACCCTTTGATTCAATTTCtcttattgttcatttatttttatcattattctttttattatcgttatctttataataataattattattattattagtattagtatttacattttttcagacAACACTTCTATGGTTTTGCGAAATTGTACCAGAGGACGAGTACTGGTTTAAGGACGAACTAAGAAACCGTTACCTAAACTTTTTGCAAGTGTTCGCAAGTCATCTAAGGGagaaaaatatatgtgaatacTTCTACCCATCAGTCAATCTATTGGAAAACAAAGACAAACGCTGTATTAAGGAACTTATACAGTTTCTCGAAGATGAAATTAGCACTCTGTGTAGTCGTTATTGAAAGGTATGAGAAACTGATAATAATCCCCGCCAGTACCGTCAAATCAAAATATATCGGAAATAtcattttttcggcgacgccgtctaaattcgttttcgttacctatgccacgtgaattcagtttgcaaatcaaactacttgataacgcattatagatactTTATCagaatggaagatttatgcaacactctgcctgattggacgagagtgtcaatttctttcactctgttgattgtactacgctgagtgaaatgtagataaagcgtttatcctaaacgacgctgctcacagttttaaagctaactttggctcagtatatttagcaagaatattgatatatctcaaaatgataagtaagtttaataaatatgataaaaacctattcaaataccaacatatatcaaattaaagaaagagctgaatacggtctgcgtatcacatgaataagggtgtgataagagtcttttatgtagagaagtgctttttaaaagattttccttgttacaattgtcgtctgtatatgaaaaggtttcttgcttttgtgacttattcagattgcatattaaaatgagtacttgtttgctatgatatatttgttataaattatttaactgatttattatatatgaatatttttctttagtatggtatgcaaatattgaactcatttaaaatctgttttactatatatattctatataatgactgaatctcattacactgaaatgaaggtacgctgcatttagtttatctatgtgatataactacggtcaaactttgcttatgaaacagaaatattgaaatgtttacaattgtatgttttgcttgaccttcagtTTTTTacaggtgtgacgtcattgtccaaagattcatgaatagcgaatatgctatttgttaaagcgggatcagttggcctattttagaaatgaataaaaataatagataaaaaatcctttaattgattttttctcatgtattctaatcaaacttgatttgtagcatcttttttaggcccgcagccaactttgttcagctgggacagagctaaaactagaaatatacctgcctttatacagcgtctcatgaacagcttagtGGATCTTTGttatacttggtctggagcatcattataaggtcctctaccaaatttatttatatataggaacttgggccctattagggaccactatagctaaaagtagatatgcctttcttcgcattaaccattaaaatgtaatgggtttttatcaaactcgatgtgtaacagtATTgcaaggtctcctgctattttgttacaaatggggacaggaaccaatttagctaaaaatataaacacgtttaatgacctcttctcatgaaccgcttcatgaatcttcatcaaactactgctgtaattattcgtcgaaggataaacgaaacaaaattgcaaccctacgaaacctttgcgaaaaattaaaagagaaaaatttaaattgttaaagtgcggtgtttagtttttgcaatttgaaaaatgttagatgaaagatgaatgttagatgaaaaattcataaacttctttccttattacaattcgccgaccatcgtttttaaagatatttcttgttaacccttaccctgctaaatttctataatgaacttgtccatgtttcaatttggacagaaccattaactgttaaaaggggtgttcgctgaaaatttactgactgaatagcgaacagtgcagaccatgatcaggctgcatggatgtgcaggctgatcttggtctgcactggtcgcaaagacatagtcacttgccgccagcaggctaagggttaatataacaatattagggtttatctaaaataaaatttcgACAGTTGTTACTGCACAACCTTTTTGCATGTCCGCTACTTTTAGGTTCTCTTTTGTGCTGATTAGAAAGATTAATAATTATCGGTCTATATCTGATACTTCGAGTTAATCGAGACAAATTATTTGTGAACATACTTTACTCAGTGAATAAGCGATTGGTTTCTAACGAAAAGGCAAACgcaaagaaaaagaaataccTGATAATGCAGCTTTGGCTAGCCATAAATGAAACGGGTCTAGTGGAATTCCGTAAACCAGTAATGACATTCGGCAAGTTCCGTGCGATTACATGTTCGGTAAATGAAGCGTAGTGCGCACATTTATTTTCGTAAAAACCGGAGAGTGCCGAAATACCATACGGAGCTGACGTAAATTGCCGATTGTTATTTTTGGTCCACTGCCTTGAGCGTTCCTAAGAAACGTGtgttgataacatttttatttagcCGTTTTCCTTAGGATGGAAATGAGGGAGGCATATTGTAAAGTTATGGTACCTTGCGAAAATAAACCTCAGTCAATGAAAAATCTATTTATCTCGGGGGAAAAAGCATGGATACTAATACTATTTTGGTTTCTTTCTGTTGTTTATTAGATAcatatacaacaacaacaacaaaaataaaacgttaCTGAAAAAAGTgccatttttgttacattttatgcaCATCCAAGAAATCAGAAATAGAAATattcatatgattttttttctttttttttggattgtAAACTAAGTtcatttagttttgttttactGTTTACTCTTTAGTTGCAAGACATTACAGTCAACAAGTATATCTTTCAGGTGTAATTTATTTATGCGTTAGTTGATACTACTTATATAAGCATGTTGTATTTCAAATTTCAGGAAGCACTGCTATGGATGAGTGAAATATTTCAGACATGGCAGCTAGTTTGTATGCTAGACATCAACTTTAAACCTTTACTTTAGCTATCCTTTAAGAGCTAAAACATCACAAAAATATAAGGGGAATACTTCAACCTCCCAGTGCATCTCTGTTGGAGAATATGAATATTGGAGATAATACAGGAACTAAGGAAGTTTCACTGAAGTAAGGACATTAGTGTAGCAATAGATAGCTGAACTTTGATACATGCACCTCATCTACATTGATTAATTAACACAGACATTATTAACGATCATAAACCTTTCCCTAACTAATAAAATAACTggtaaacaaaacacaaaaatatccAGAAAGATTACTAGTAAGTGTTACATGCAGGTTTAGGATGATGAttgtaatgttgttgttgttgttgacgatgatgatgatgatgatgatattatagcaacaattatttaaagaatattcaCAGTCAAGTGTGTTTTCCCTGGATACAGCAAGATAGGGCGGAACGTTACAAATAGCACAACACTCTATCCGCCACGTGACGTCGTATGTGAAATGCCTGTATTTTATCAGACGCTACTCCGGGTATAAACAAAGACCAAAAGACGGGACTGTCTAGAAAGAGGACACATGTCAGTGCTGCAAAGAATAGTCTGTATTAGTTAagggagatacaataagaataacgacatatacaataacaatggtaatacttagaatatgaatgacacggcattgaataacaaaatcaaagatacaataagaataacgaaatgtAGAATAACCGTTGAATAATgatttttagaatatgaatgacaagacattgaataaaaataacaaacatacaataataataagttaataacatacatatataatttagcaacgtttgacatgccatagaaGACACAGCTGTGGGTTAAAATGTATAGTCTGTTGCATTTAAACATGTTCTCgctgtattttgtttcattaattaATACGATTCTGGCACATATATGTTTTTGTTAACCCAGTTACATCAGGCATACATATTAAATGAGGTCAGGCTTGAGGAAAGGTATATAGAATTCTGAAAAGAAATTACTTCTAGTCAACTGTTGCTTGGGCTAACGGATAATACTTGCTCCGGGTGGTCCCCGACATTTTATTTCCAAGCAAAAATAGCATACCTTAATTTTCAATCTTGTGTAATGTCTTCATTTCCATACACATTGTAGATATACCTTTACCTCAGTCATATATTCGTTAACGAGTTTTCTACATTACTATttacccttactctgctaaatttctataatggacttgtccaatttttaagttggacagtaccattaattgtttaaaaagatgCAAACCAgacagatactgactgaatagcgaacagtgcaagtcatgatcagactgcgcggatgtgctggttggtcatgatctgcactgattgcaaaggcagaatcaatcgtgccaagcatgctaagggttaaataactTTTGATTAAAAGAACTATTTCTAAAAGTCAAACTGACCAGTTAGCTCATGCTAACGGGCTATGATACTGTTGGAATATATACACCTTTTACTATAGTTAAGGTTATCTATTCAACTTTTTTCACAAAATCTTGGGCCGTAtataatgaaacaataaaatgaaCAAGTGGCCTCGTGTGCCTTCTTATAGGACAGTTCGTCTAAGCAAAATATACGCTATTGGTTCTTCTAAGCGAAATATACATTACTGTTTGTACAGCATTGGTTCGTCTGCGCGAACTAGACATCGTTGGTCTTCTTATCGAAATGAACACTTTGGGTTTTCTAAGCGAAATATACATATTTGGTTCTTCTAAACGATATAGACATCAATGTTTCTTCTTAGCGATATATACCTCATGTGTTCGTCTAAGCAAACTAGGCATCGTTGGTCTTCTAAGACTGGTTCGTCTTAGCGTTATAGACAACACTGGTTCGTCTTAAAAGTAGGGTTATAGACGTCATTGGTTCGTCTTAGCGATATATACATCATTGGTTCGTCTTAGCGATATATACATCATTTGTTCGTCTTAGCGATATATACATCATTTGTTCTTCATAGCGATATATACATCATTGGTTCGTCTAAGCGATAAAGACATCACTGGTTCGTCTAAGCGAAATAGACATCGTTGGTTTGTCTAAGCGAATTAGACTTTCCGTTTCACTAAATGTCTATTTCGCTTCTAAGACTAACCAGTGATTTGATCTGTCTGACCTGGACCAAGGAAAAcatgggaaaaaaatgaaacatacgAAAAGCAGAACCCCATACGTTATCACTTATCCGTTTTTGAATATATGgaggtttttttgtttgtttcagtgtaaaattgaaatatctttcgCGAGTGAAGACCAGCAGCAATATTTTCAAGAATGGCACAaccacgagtgaaaatataagatatggtgttcatgagtgaaagatattttgattttacacgTAAATATAGTTGATATTTTTCACGGTGAAAATAACagaatattttgataattcactgaaaaaaatgtaataaaataggtTTCATTTGTTCAGTACATTTTGTACAATCACTGTTGAAAATGTTTAGACCTTGGCTGCACTCCCCCtcgcccccaccccccccccacctcctccCCTGTACCGAAACCGTTCAGATGTTAATATCCATATTGTGTGATATACCCTATGTTGTATTGTAAAATGCTTGGGTAAAATAAAAGATATCTTCTGTCCTGTTCTGTTATGTTCATTGTAGTAAAGTTTTACAGTCAATATGTGCTTGATTAGCATTATGTTATAGGAAAACGAATtcgaaaataatttgattttgttgacaatCGAAGAGCCTaaagtatataattttatatgCTATCAGTAGTGACTAAAATTAATTTTTCGAGTTTTcactatattttctaaatatacagGTATCTTAATCACAGGTAATTATCCGAACAagtaataaatgatatattcagtaaTTTGTTCTGTCAAAATTAACAGATAAATTTTTACGTCAAGGTTGGGAATATACTACTTGCTCTTATTTATAAACGTCTGTGcgcgtattttttaaaaattattattggATAGTAGATATCGCATTTGGTATATCACATGTtgccgtagagggatcgatcccgattccCCATAAAGAGTAAGGAAAAAACGTTGAAATCAACATGACGCCACCGTTGGTTGATCCAAATACACCGCCGTGCTCCTCGCACCATAATCATAATGATCACGAGTAACCGGAACGTCCGTGCGTTCTAACTTCAACGTCATTCAGTAACACGTCACCATGGGGTCGTTTTTCAGATAGATTTACAGATATGGAAGGCATTGTGGTTGAAAAACGCAATATGGGATATACTTACATCACTTAATACTGATTAATGAATACAATATGTTTCTGTTTGTATATAGTGGGATTTGTATGGaccaattttatgcatgcatcgaggcgtgtctgcacttttagctcatagAACAATAATCCGGTAAACGCCGAAgatagcggataagtcacgcctcactaCTTGTCgttgaattatatatatagtttttataGTATACTTCCTGGTGCAGGAACATGAATTTCGTGCTCCGAGtactttttcatgaatttcaaaggGCGAAAATTCAATTAATTTCTCTTGACAAACAGTAGGCCTAAGTACGATATAAACTCGCTGATTGAACCATGTGATTGAATAATTAATGGTATAAGAATAGCGGCGTTATTCTTTGCAGGTAATCTTGATTTTTTTCTGCACAACTGAATGCCAAGTGTAATGTGTATTTATGACTAATAGTATCATAAATACAATGTTGCTCTGGATGATGCATTTTGTACACAGAGGGACGTAAACTGATGAAGATATTACATGTAAGTAAAGTTGTTTATATTAAAGCATGTGCTATAGACAGTGATAAGAGTTCAATCTCACATGATTTTGTATATAGTTGTATATTTAGATAGAGATGTAAAAACTGGGTGATGCCAGTGGTGTGGAATGTCAAAGGTTATACTAGTAACCAGCCTGAAAATGTCTTCAAGGATACTTTGCTGAAGtttttgcttttatcattttacagttTTAACTCAAAACACAGTGTAGTCTCTTCAAAGAGGCAAGCATGTATAAATTTTTAGATTAAATGCAGAAACAAGAATCAATTTATCTTAAGCATTGAACTGTAGAACCCAATTGTTAATTGTGATGTAACGTAAATATATATTAACCTTTCATATAGATGTAtattatgtatgtgtatgtgACATATACTTGCATACAGTTATATATGTATCAAAAGTCATTTGTTAAGTAAAGAGAAAAAACTTAGCCGTTAACGACATTGTAAACCGTAAAATATATTATACGTGAAAGTTTAAATTAAcgctaaaatatatttgtttaattcaTGTAACTGATAATCAATACTCTtgaaaacatatatgagccgtgccatgagaaaaccaacatagtgcgtttgcgaccagcatggatccagaccagcctgcgcatcctcgcagtctggtcaggatccatgctgttcgctttcaaagcctattggaattagagaaactgctggcaaacatcatggatcctgaccagactgcgcggaggcgcaggctggtctggatccatgctggtcgcaaagccactatgttggttttctcatggtgcggctcaaatttgtttaaaaatttatcttGAGTATCCTCTAATTGTAATTTTCTTACTTATGCTGTACATGATATTAAAAAAACTAAATCACACGTCAGATGTAATGTATCACGTGATATCAGCTGAAATATAATTTGTCAATATACTGATCTATGATCTCAGTTCGATTACTaagtcatacgtgtttacacgttttcaaccTAAAATTTCTCTACTTATAAAATATGGAACCCAGAGTTAagatctttaatgtttacaaacatgatgtttacgaaacCGAACTGTACAAAttgaataaagtatatgttcGGTGTAGCGTAGCCGCTTATTAAATCCGCTGGATAAATAacttaggtagcagggtacaatttagattcgaaaattttgggcacggacagtcttacatgtagtGAGttgcaatattgcacttcccttatgagcagaatcagggtggccattttatatattgcgtgcatgttttgtgcttttaattaatggcaagataaggattctcatacaagaataaagaaagttatcaaaacgaaagttttataccatccattaaaaatagcatgccaaaatcatcaattttgcactttttgaacagcctgcaatgatcccgctgcaagaacaatgcccaatgttattgcatttctcaatttaatagtccttactgaactttaggatataaacggaatgggggcccatccagctcgtttttcacaaaatagcgaaaatgttccagagtatcaatcaacaagcacagaacccttccgtgatttgaatatttccgcgaaaaggtgtttTATTGATTTATACAAAGATAggagtctgtgttcagaccctatgttttgttcacaggagataactcctgaggctatacaaattttgtatcattatgtcccttttattctcaaaacataaGATCAATTGTTAAAATATGCAATGTTCTATTAGATATAAGACTAACAGGTAACAAAGTCTAAatagtttatacatatttatttaatctaaccaataagaagactattataattattattaatatgatttcatttaagaattattgtttttacataattatgattgaAGACAAAGGGCAATTCAGACCTTTTGATTTTAAAACTAGCCAGAttgaaattaaagacaaaattaaaccTCAGCTCATGTGCTCACCACCTGTTAACTAAATGCTGATTAAGATCTCTATCCATTGGAGAAATTTATTACAGTGTGCCATACTGTGTTATCGGTCAGCTAACGGTTTATCATGAGATATCGGTCACAAGCTCTGACCAGAGTTTACcagactagataatcagagccaagactgacgAAGTCagaatataaaaaagaattattttttctaaaaaaaacaaaagattatctagtcggtagccagactacaaAGATAGCAGCAGttagaattttacatgtatcggctgtacaaattttctaaagaattaacaatcattatctctcaccttaatttacagacatccaaaatcacgaagttctaattctTACAAATATTgagggggccaaaattcgaagtgtaccctgctaccttaatacactgttgttttttttatcccccgacgaaagtcggagggatatagttttggcgttgtccgtccgtccgtccgtccgtccggagccatatctatgaaatggttgggaatatttatttaaaacttcatatacatgttcaacactatgagttcttgcggcccgtcaagttttagtcagattgcccaagtaacaccagagttatggcccttagaaatttctagtgttaactatatagggtactataaatatggcaatttctgcatcataattttttatatatttgacctagaactatgaaacttaaacagaatttagatcaccataatgtggttgtgtacacacaatttcgttcggatttatttgtaaattaagagttattgccctttaattgtataaaaatccacatatttgtacataacaaacttaccatttggtagaatttcattaaatttctttcattcttttccatgaaaatttattgtaaacatgtgaagttgtgtacccacacctggccacccccttaccttgattacatccccccctatcccccgatccccccccccccccccccaaaaaaaaaaaaaaataaaaaaattccttatttaattttttttaaacaaacttcatatacatgttcaccactatgaggttatgggccCATCatgtttcagacagattgcccaagtaacgccagagttatggcccttagaagtttccagtgttaactatatagggtactatagatctatagatatggcaatttctgcatcataacttttgatatatttgatcttgaactatgaaactttaacagaatttagagcactataatgtggttgtgcacacacaatttcgaacgggtttcttttgtaactttagagttattgcccttcaattttctaaaaatccacatatttgtacataacaaattcattaaatttctttcattcttttctgtgaacatttattataaacatgtgaagttgcgcacccacacctggtcacccacttgcttTGGTCACacactctccccccccccccccccccccccccccccccccccccccccccaccacccctccAAAAAAAGTGttcttcatttcttattttagatttttttcaaaccttccatgattatttatcaacatgcaagttgtaccattcccccacctcactcctccacccagtcatgcccaccactgatcatgcatcctctgccccccccccccccctacacacataccaacttcacccttttaccttttctttttcatttttaattttccatcaatatttataatcagcatgtgaaattttgtttcctctcccattcccccgcacccccaccccctaaaaaaataaatatattaagttgtgactgcacaaaccttgtcctcagccatgttcatgatatcttacctgtgttcacttaagaacatctgttcttttaagttcaaatgtacatgttaaacaacaacacctggtgccaaaccactcaaagacaatatttcgttccagttaaacttcaagctcacatttcaattaactacatttaattttaaaagctaagcttactagagtaagcatatcccattcaaaataaattctttagtcaggatcaaagtatcatacatttattatgtactcttttattaaacatttgttttctgttaaattgattttgactaatgaaagtatttgcttcttattaacatccttaactttttgccggatatatttttttgccattcctcaccacaaaccctttcggcgggggataccaattcatcgaatttacttgttTTATCTAGTTTATTTTCCGTCACCAACAGAATAGCTTCTAAATGACAGAGCTAACAAAATTCCATCTAGTAGCACAAATAAGCCAATAACTATTTCATAATTCTCTGTCTCCGTCTTCATTACTTATCAGGACCGGCTTCAAAGCCACCACGTGGTTGCTGTGTGAGCGTGCATGCCTTTCAGTTTAGTCCAATAATACACAATTTGTCTCCATATCTATACAGATTGGTCAAATACATAatttacataagcaaaattaatgaCTTCTGGTAAAAACCacaagtaataaacaataaaaatatttctcttaaacTATAGATAAATTGTCATTCAAGTTACACCCAATTGGCCGGTTGCAAGACAACTATAAGCTAGAGTTAAGCAAGAGTTATTGTGATCCTCTGATCAAACGGGTTGCACGAAACGCCTTCTTAGGTAACCGTTACAAATCTTGGCCAAGATATGGGTGGGTTGCACGACGAAATTTTCACGGTAATGATTTCTCAGTGGACACTTCTTGTACAAACCTGGTTGGTAGCAGGTTTAGCGCCGTGTCAAagcatatttcatttatatacatgGTTTCTTCTCAATTGTATACACGACGCAAATTGATATGTCTGTGTTTGATTATCTGGATATGTTTGAGGAACTTGATAGAAATTTAAGGAGAGAGCGCATTGTACGAGATAGAACTAATCCGCTTACCTACTTTGATGATGATGAATTTCTTCAAAGATACCACCTAAGCAAAGAAACTGTGCTAGAACTTACAAACATGATTGGTGGTGATATTCATGGATGGAATGGTCAGTATTACATCCCGCCTCTACTCCAAATTTTGATTACATTGAGGTTTTTTGGGACAGGTTCATTCTTAAATGTAATTGGGGATCTTGTAGGAGTTCACAAGAGCTCTGTAAGTAGGATAGTAAAATCGGTATCAGGTGCTATCGCCGCTTTGAGACGTAGATTTATTGTGTTTCCCACGGACAACGCAGCCACTCGAATTCAAAGAGATTTCATGAATGTTGGAAGAATTCCCGGTGTTATTGGCGCCATAGACTGTACCCATATCCCAATACTGTGTCCGGGTGGAGATAAAGCAGAGCTTTTCCGCAACAGAAAGGGGTACTTTTCTATAAATGTCCAGGCTGTTTGCGACAGCGACTTTAAATTCACTAACATTGTAGCACGTTGGCCGGGTAGCACCCATGACAGTCGAATATTCGACAATAGTACATTGTGTGCAAAATTTGAGAATGGTGACATTCGCGGTACTTTGGTTGGCGACAATGGATATCCATTGAGGCAGTATCTGTTAACTCCTGTTTTACAGCCACAGACCCGAGGAGAGCAAAGATTTAATAGACACTTGTCTAGTATCCGGGTAAGAATTGAAAATCTTTTTGGAATTTGGAAAAGACGCTTCCCATGCACAAGGTACCAACTGCGTGTAAAATTAAGTACTGCTCTGGTTGTTATAGTAGCGTGTGCAGTGCTACACAATTTGGCGAGAATGATGATGGAGCCAATACCCGACGACAACGACCAGCGGCCTTTCCCAGAGGAAGTTGATGGGGAACACGTCCGACGGGAAGAGGGTGGCAGGGCTATAAGAAATATGTTGATCCGACATTTCGAATAATCAATGTAAGTATAATGATCATAGTCATGCTTCTCTTTTAAATGGTTCAATTTAATTACAAGGAAAAACCGTGTATCATACcctttaattgaaaataagaaaaacagcAAAATCATTTAagtaccttgaaaaaaaaaacgaaaacaaaatttaTGTGCATAGTATAAATAGTTCATATTccaataataatgttaataattggaaaaatttCGATCATTGCAttataaaacattcaaaatagTTGCCAAAATTTCTGTGAT
This Mercenaria mercenaria strain notata chromosome 17, MADL_Memer_1, whole genome shotgun sequence DNA region includes the following protein-coding sequences:
- the LOC128549970 gene encoding putative nuclease HARBI1, which encodes MSVFDYLDMFEELDRNLRRERIVRDRTNPLTYFDDDEFLQRYHLSKETVLELTNMIGGDIHGWNGQYYIPPLLQILITLRFFGTGSFLNVIGDLVGVHKSSVSRIVKSVSGAIAALRRRFIVFPTDNAATRIQRDFMNVGRIPGVIGAIDCTHIPILCPGGDKAELFRNRKGYFSINVQAVCDSDFKFTNIVARWPGSTHDSRIFDNSTLCAKFENGDIRGTLVGDNGYPLRQYLLTPVLQPQTRGEQRFNRHLSSIRVRIENLFGIWKRRFPCTRYQLRVKLSTALVVIVACAVLHNLARMMMEPIPDDNDQRPFPEEVDGEHVRREEGGRAIRNMLIRHFE